One window of Alteromonas sp. LMIT006 genomic DNA carries:
- a CDS encoding PilN domain-containing protein, with protein MSSINLLPWRENKAKLEKQRYLTILIGIAISCFIVVIAGSQWLSYQIIHQEARNAFLTQHINQLDKEIGEIQYINNKRDALAKRMQLIEQLQRSRNTTATIFSELVTHTPEGIRLTYLSRVDNTLLIDGKANSNNRLSTFIRNLNDSIYFTSPELSSVTATKPFSQAMSEFRLTISLSHELIPLSSTHADTLAAAETNL; from the coding sequence CGGTATTTAACCATCTTAATTGGCATTGCGATAAGTTGTTTTATTGTTGTAATAGCCGGTTCGCAATGGTTGAGTTACCAAATCATCCATCAAGAGGCACGCAATGCTTTTTTGACGCAGCACATCAATCAACTCGACAAAGAAATTGGTGAAATTCAATATATCAATAACAAACGCGATGCCTTAGCTAAGCGGATGCAGTTAATTGAGCAACTACAACGCTCGCGTAATACAACGGCGACGATATTTTCAGAACTGGTTACGCATACTCCTGAAGGGATTCGCTTAACTTACTTGAGCCGAGTAGATAATACCCTTCTGATCGACGGAAAAGCCAACTCCAACAACCGCTTATCGACTTTTATTCGCAATCTCAATGACTCGATCTACTTTACATCCCCTGAATTATCATCAGTGACCGCAACCAAGCCATTCTCTCAAGCAATGAGTGAGTTTCGCTTAACCATATCCTTATCGCATGAGTTAATTCCTCTTTCAAGCACTCATGCTGATACTCTAGCCGCAGCAGAGACAAACCTATGA